In one window of Nocardioides panacisoli DNA:
- a CDS encoding DUF58 domain-containing protein: protein MRSGLAGLTLRGRAFLAAGLTAIACAVLLGQDSLVRIGALAVLLPLVTAYVVGRRRYQLQTARILQPALARAGETVRVSLEVSNRGGNGAGALLMEDQVPLALGARPRFVLQGLRREWRRTVSYSVRSDVRGEYSIGPLRLTANDPFGLLQVRTTVPGSATLTVMPRTVHLPRGNLGGGWGGSGEHRPQAFASGSAEDVTVREYRRGDELRRVHWHSSAHAGQLMVRKEEQPWEARATVLLDNRVRSHRGRGLASSFEFAVTAAASLVAHLDEQGYAVQLATADSHGPAARGGAAALLERLAVLGQVNQPSFTTQWSSDAGTGGLVVAVLGSVDDEDVAALRQWRHHHATALALTLDVDQWAGRGPDPSRRATAPLIGAGWRGAEVGPDDRLDRAWLELTSKRGRRTTAGATR, encoded by the coding sequence GTGCGTAGTGGCCTCGCCGGCCTGACACTGCGCGGCCGGGCGTTCCTGGCAGCGGGACTGACCGCGATCGCGTGTGCGGTGCTGCTGGGCCAGGACAGCCTGGTGCGCATCGGCGCGCTCGCCGTGCTGCTCCCCCTCGTGACGGCGTACGTCGTGGGGCGGCGGCGCTACCAGCTCCAGACCGCGCGGATCCTGCAGCCCGCGCTGGCCCGGGCCGGCGAGACTGTGCGCGTCTCGCTGGAGGTGAGCAACCGCGGCGGCAACGGCGCCGGCGCCCTGCTCATGGAGGACCAGGTGCCCCTCGCGCTCGGCGCGCGTCCGCGCTTCGTGCTGCAGGGCCTGCGCCGCGAGTGGCGGCGCACGGTGAGCTACTCGGTGCGCTCCGACGTGCGCGGGGAGTACAGCATCGGCCCGCTCCGCCTCACCGCCAACGATCCCTTCGGCCTGCTGCAGGTGCGCACCACCGTGCCGGGCTCGGCGACGCTCACGGTCATGCCGCGCACGGTCCACCTGCCTCGCGGCAACCTCGGCGGCGGCTGGGGCGGCTCCGGGGAGCACCGCCCGCAGGCGTTCGCCTCCGGGTCGGCCGAGGACGTGACGGTCCGCGAGTACCGCCGCGGCGACGAGCTGCGACGCGTGCACTGGCACAGCTCCGCGCACGCCGGGCAGCTCATGGTGCGCAAGGAGGAGCAGCCCTGGGAGGCGCGGGCCACTGTCCTGCTCGACAACCGGGTCCGCTCGCACCGCGGCCGCGGCCTGGCCTCGAGCTTCGAGTTCGCCGTCACGGCGGCGGCGTCGCTGGTCGCCCACCTCGACGAGCAGGGGTACGCCGTCCAGCTGGCCACCGCCGACAGCCACGGCCCGGCCGCCCGCGGTGGCGCCGCGGCGCTGCTGGAGCGACTGGCCGTGCTGGGCCAGGTCAACCAGCCCAGCTTCACCACGCAGTGGTCCAGCGATGCCGGCACCGGCGGCCTGGTCGTCGCCGTGCTCGGGTCGGTGGACGACGAGGACGTCGCCGCACTGCGCCAGTGGCGCCACCACCACGCCACGGCGCTCGCGCTCACCCTCGACGTGGACCAGTGGGCCGGCCGCGGTCCCGACCCGTCGCGCCGGGCCACGGCACCCTTGATCGGTGCGGGGTGGCGCGGAGCCGAGGTCGGCCCCGACGACCGGCTCGACCGTGCGTGGCTGGAGCTGACCAGCAAGCGCGGCCGTCGCACGACGGCGGGTGCCACCCGATGA
- a CDS encoding AAA family ATPase, producing MDAQVSQPDVATAARVAERIRSNVEQVIEGKPDVVATAVIVLLAEGHLLLEDVPGVGKTQLSKALARSIDSSVRRIQFTPDLLPSDVTGVSVFNQSNREFEFRPGGVFANIVIGDEINRASPKTQSALLECMEERQVTVDNVTHELESPFMVIATQNPVEMEGTYALPEAQRDRFMARVAIGYPTTDAEIAMIGSHASLNPLDDLEPVTDTAEIRKVCGIVGQVHVADDVQEYAVALIAATRGHPNLLLGASPRATLHLVRAAKARAAIGGRDYVIPDDVRALLTAVIAHRVLPNAEAAMGGQAADRIIADVAASVPVPHRRA from the coding sequence CTGGACGCCCAGGTCTCACAACCCGACGTGGCCACGGCCGCACGGGTGGCCGAGCGCATCCGCAGCAACGTGGAGCAGGTCATCGAGGGCAAGCCCGACGTGGTCGCCACCGCCGTGATCGTCCTGCTCGCCGAGGGCCATCTCCTGCTGGAGGACGTCCCCGGGGTCGGCAAGACCCAGCTGAGCAAGGCACTGGCGCGCTCGATCGACTCCAGCGTGCGTCGCATCCAGTTCACGCCGGACCTGCTGCCCTCCGACGTCACCGGCGTCTCGGTGTTCAACCAGTCCAATCGCGAGTTCGAGTTCCGCCCCGGCGGCGTCTTCGCCAACATCGTGATCGGCGACGAGATCAACCGCGCCTCCCCCAAGACCCAGTCGGCGTTGCTGGAGTGCATGGAGGAGCGTCAGGTCACCGTCGACAACGTCACCCACGAGCTCGAGTCGCCCTTCATGGTGATCGCGACGCAGAACCCGGTGGAGATGGAGGGCACCTACGCCCTGCCCGAGGCCCAGCGCGACCGCTTCATGGCGCGGGTCGCCATCGGCTACCCCACCACCGACGCGGAGATCGCCATGATCGGCTCGCACGCGAGCCTGAACCCGCTGGACGACCTGGAGCCCGTCACCGACACCGCGGAGATCCGCAAGGTCTGCGGCATCGTGGGCCAGGTGCACGTCGCCGATGACGTGCAGGAGTACGCCGTCGCGCTGATCGCCGCGACCCGGGGCCACCCCAACCTGCTGCTCGGCGCGTCGCCGCGCGCGACGCTGCACCTGGTGCGTGCCGCCAAGGCCCGCGCCGCGATCGGCGGTCGCGACTACGTCATTCCCGACGACGTGCGCGCCCTGCTCACCGCGGTCATCGCGCACCGGGTGCTGCCCAACGCCGAGGCCGCCATGGGGGGCCAGGCGGCCGACCGGATCATCGCCGACGTCGCGGCGTCGGTCCCGGTGCCCCACCGCCGTGCGTAG